tttcatagatgcctttaTCAGTTTAAGGGAGTTCCCTTtgattcctagtttgttgagaagttttctttttctttctttctttctttttttttttttaatcaggaatggatttggggttttggattttgtcagaAGAGTTTTCTGTCTCCACTAGGATGAtcatatagttttattttgtgcTTATTAATAGGGTAGATTACGTTGATTGCTTTTGGAGTGTTAGACAACTCTTGTATTTTTAGGATAAACCGTACCTGGTTACAGTATAGTATTgcttttattatcagaaaaaaatgtagaagatGTTACTGCACAGTCTTGGTTGGTTAAAAGATCACAGATGGTATTGCCTAAAGCCATATGCCAGTTTGAAAAGGAGACTGTACTTCTGAGTCATCTAAATTCCACTATTAAAAGGAGAATAGAGAGTCATGAGCATTGGAAGGAAAAtgagagcaaagaagaaatctgagatgttttcattttccagagaACGTGTTCTGCGGGAGGCAGTTTTCATGTGGATTGGATGCTGAGGATGCAGGACTGGTGGACAGGCTGCTGGGGATGACGGCTGCCCGGGGTGATGAGAGCAGATCACAAAGGATGATTGAAGGGCTGATGGTTTGGCTCCCGTGGTATTTGAAACAGCTGATCCCGCTTTTTTCTTGGAAGAATTTTCGCTTCCTGACACCACTATATTGTGGTTTCCTAGCCCCTGGCTCCTGCTCCTCTGACTTCTGTGCTGGGTCCTCACTTCTAAGTGTTAGAATCACGCAGGGCTTGGTCataggtctctctctctgtagtcACCTCTTGGCATTTTCCCCCAGTTCCATAGATCAAATACTGAgagtattaaataaaattcagagtCTTTGTCGTGGTCTGAAAGATTCAGCCAGGTAGGTTGGGTCCCGAGCTAGCACCAGGACTATATGTACATCCCCTGTTCTTCCTAGGCTCCCCCAGCTCGCTGTTCCACGAGGGCACCCTGCTGCTCCCACGGTGGCATCTTTTGCCTGCCCTTCCCTTTTCCTGGACTGTGTTTAGCCAGAGCTTCTCATGGCTCACTCTCTTATTCAGTTCTATGCTCAAATATCCAAGAAAGACCTTCCGTGACTCCTGCGCCTCTCCACCTCAAATAGCTAGTCCATGCCGGGTCACCATAGCCTCTGACATTGCTCCATGTCTTATCACAGGCCTTCTTAAGAAATCAGATTAtggccatttttaatttattcatacattccttgtttgtctccttctctgtgaaGGAAAAACCAGGAAAGCAAGGGCGCtgtcctattttctttttgactctcactagatactaaaaaaaaaaaaatttgttttgtaaataaattaatacatatttgaaGACAATTTATGCAATAGGTTTTACAAGCCAAGCCTACCcaatgtgtagatttttttttccagtttatttttctaGGTGTTTCTCTTGCATTTGTGTTAGATAGCTGGGGTTTCTGTTAATTTATTCTTAAGGCTACAGGTTGGTTCTTCTCAGGCATGGTTAACACAAAGTTCAAGAAGAACATGAAGTTCAGTTGACTGTTTTGCAGAAAATCTTTTTGTATTCTAAAGCTAATGACATTAATTATTGTCTAAATATTGTCTTTGCTTATCCAGTCTTACAAATCACTTAAAATAGTTTTTGTGTTTGTGAGTGCACTGAAGGCATGGACTGGGAATTATCCATCTTTTTATTCCCAGGGCCAGAGTCAGAGCCCAGTAAATAGAAGGTTTACCATAGACATTTGTTGAGATGGCAAATACAAGTATCCTTCAGGGGAATTCAAGCATCCAGGTCCAGATGTACAACTCTCCTCTGTGAAGACTTATCAAGGCTCTCATAAAAGTTTGTGGTTCTCTATTTTCTTAATCGATTGTCTTTTGTGTCTTCAACTTAACCCTAATTCACTTCCTCAAGTAAACTCCCACCTTGTATACAAGTCCATCCGTAACTAAGTCAGCTTCCCCATTTTTCACTGAGAATACAGATGTATCTTAGAATGGATATGGTCTCCTTTGGAACCTAAGAGCTGGAAGTGATGGAGGACCCACTCACAAGGATAAAGTCAATTCAAATGACCTGGGTCTAAACCTACTGGTTCTTATTCTGTTCTACTAGATATTCTATTAGATATTCTATTCTATCACACATGGGCTGGATGAAAccagaataaagagagaaaaattacagACCTGCCCGATGGATGCTTACATAACTGAGAAGGTTCTGGAACCATGTTAAGCATGATGGTGCAATAGGCAAGATAGTTTAtcttccttaaaataataaaaaaaatttcttcctaaaGTGACAgttaatgtaaaatgttaaagCAATAACAGAGCATTACATAAATCCCTTAATTTTATGAAACAGAACCCATTATTTTGGTTACATTGTGTTGTAGAACAAACAGGCCTAAAATGCAGGGACTGAAAAAGATCCCAGGGATTTTTAGTGTTACCTCTCACAGTTCCATGAGTTGGCAGGACTCAGCCAGGCAGTTTTCACTGGGGACTCTAGGGCTGACAGCCCGAAATGACACTGGGTCAGCTGAATGTTCTCTCACTCCCATGGTGGAAACTGATGGGAGTGACCCAAAGACTCAAAGGCTGGAAAGTTAGAGCTCCTCAggtgtctctctctgactctctgtgGCCTTTCTAGGTCTCTCTAGCATGGTGGCTTCAGAGGAGGGACATTTTACAGGTGAACTCAGGGCTCCAGAGATTCATGTCCCAAGAAGGTGCTAGGTGGCCGTTCTTCTGGCTTTTCTAAGAGTCTTGGAAATCATCAGCACCTCTTGTGGGGACTCTCTTAGCCAAAGCATCCCCACAGCCACCCAGGTTCAAGGAGACGGACACAGATTCCATCTCTTGATGAAGAAATGGCAAAGTTCTTCAAGAGCATGTGGGATGGAGATATTTTTGTGACTGTTTTTGGAAAATATGATCTGAAACAAACACTGCTAATATTCTGTTGACTCTCTTCCTGCATATGCCATTTTACATAAATGGGTTCTCATGATAATGCTGTTGTAAAACCTTCTTTGTTCATATTAGACCAATTGTTGTATTACAGAAAAATACAACTGGGGTTGGTAACATGGCTTGTCCCACAGTGAGTCAGCTGTAGACTCCAAATCTTTTGATTACAAACCTGGGACTCTCTACCGCTCCCTGTGGACTAGTAAAAGCAAGGTTCATGTTGGAGCTGTGGGTGGAACTGGGTGGATTTTGAGATATTTGAGGAAGGAGGACTAGGAGGCTCAGAGAAAGCAAGtggattttaaatttataatgaagACTCAAATGAAGCATAAAAGCTTAAGCAATACCAGAGAGAAAGGCGGGTGGCTGATGGCATATTTCTTCTTAAAGAGGTTGAATTTTTATAagtttagagaggaaaagaagtctTATTAAATTGGAAACAAATAAATGTAGTTTGGTAGGGCAGATAGATTGGGGTTGGGAGCCAGGGGACAGTCATCAAAAAAGGAAGGCTACCCCGCCCCTCACGAGTGTCTGTGATATACTAAGAACTATGGTGGTTGCCTGACTCACATGCCCATTTAGCCACAAACAGCTAcgtaaattaaataattttccttgGATCATACAGGTGGGTCACAACATCCTGAAAAGCCAAGACTTAGAACCAAATCTCCTTACACTATAGTGCAATTGTTAGAGGGTCACATTAAATAACTAGTAATAGTTTGCTCCAGaggtgaaaatattttgaaaaaggctttggacagagaaaaagaacatgctCTTTTGGGGAGCTCTAGGGTATATTTAAGATGGAGATCCAACAGACATCTTCAGCAGACATCTCCATCAACCAGTTGGCATACAGATTAACGGAAATCCCAGAGCTGGAGTAGAACTCAGAGTTCATGTGGTTCAGTAATTCTTTAGGTCACCTGAAGGATGTTTCTAAAATACAAGAGCCTGATTCCTTCACTGGAGTTGCAGGTTGGGGTTTGGAAAGAAAGCGTAAAACCTGGCATAGAGCCTTTCTCAGCCTCAAGGAAGCCTGAGATTTGACCCTTGATCGAATCCCCCTAGCAATGAGTTCTGGAACTGTCTAGGTGTATGCTGGATCCAAGATGCAGGACAGCCCTGCTGAAATGGCTTTGAAGCTGCTTGACCACTTTTATCTGTTCTTTAAAATTGGTTATAGAGGAGTCTGTAGTAGAGCAATTTACATTTGTTGAGAGGTAGAAAAGGGGTACTACCAGAAAAGGGATGCCCTAGGAACCCCCGAGCTGAAGTTTTCCTTAGTTGAGGTGGTCCACACCCACTGAGTGCTCTCTCTCATGATCATGCACATTCCAAGTATGGAATGACTGGGATAATTAGAGGGTGTGCCTGGGAACCATGAGACCTCTACCGTGATATTGTGTATAATGTGTGGCTGTCCTGTACCCTTACTTAAAGCTTTCTTAAAGCTTGATGCTTGGTGTATCTTGTGAATTTAATTGCCAAGATGAGCCCAAGTCCACTGCAGCTGGTCGAGCAGAACACCACAAGATCTGAGATAGTGCATTTTAAACAAGTTCTTCTAGATAATTCTGATGTATACCCTCATTTAGAAACAACtggccaaaaataacaaaatagtaaacaagttggagaggatgtgtgggaaagtggaaccctcttacactgatggtgggaatgcaagttagtgcagccactttggaaaacagtatggagattccttaagaaactaaaaatagagctaccctttgaccctgcaattacactactgggtatttacccccaaagatatagatgtagtaaagagaagggccatctgtaccccaatgttcatagcagcagtggccatggtcgccaaactgtggaaagagccaagatgcccttcaagggacgaatggataaagaagatatggccatatatacgatggagtattatgcctccatcacaaaggctgaatacccaacttttctatcaaaatggataggactggaagagattatgctgagtgaaataagtcaagcggagatagtcaattaccatatggtttcacttacttgtggagcataaggaataacatagaggacattaggagaaggaagggaaggtgaatTGGGGGAAACGAGTgtgagatgaactatgagagactgctgactctgagaaacaaactgagggttttggagggaaagggggtgggggatgggtgagcctggtggtgggtattaaggagggcatgtattgcatggagcactgggtgtggtgcatgaacaattaatcttgcaacactgaaaaaataaaataagatttttgaaaaagttgacaaaaataagaaacaactgGAAACAaagatcttattttaaagataagaaaataggCTGAAAAAAGTGAGTTGACCTGCCTTAAGTCTCATAACTACTCAGGGAAGAGTCAAAACAAGAACTCCTGTCTTTTTATATATGCTTCCTGATTTTTCATTGAATGCATGTCCACAAATGTGTTCTGCACACTAGTCTCATGAACTATTTTGTGATGAATTAGGTTATATGTGATTGACTAAGTTGAGTTTTGAGAATTGAGTTTTGAGTGTATACCTTACAACCCTCCTGGAGATTTATACTATaccaaaggctctgagaagttgtCTAGTGAAGACGTTTTGCTTCAGTGAGCTCAGACTTGTCCCAAATTATTTGGACGTGGCACCCTCCTATGAACACCTCACTGAATAGCAGTTTTGGCAAAACAAACTTTGAGCAGAGCTGATCTAGAGTAATCTAGATTGAATAAAGGAATCAGTAATAACTCTCTTCAGAGCTGTAAAAGCTAGACTGTAGGTACTGTCTGCACTTGTTATCATCTAAGGTACAAACAATTTGTAATCTATGTAGTAACATAGATTAGAATCAAGATATGTGTTATGCTTGTGATTTACAAAGGGTTAGGGCCTCGTCTCCAAGACCAGAGCGACATGGAGAAGCCCCAACCCTTCAGAGGTTGGAATAGGAGGCAGACCTAAAGCTGAATCATCACATCTATGCCATGAACTCCAGGTAGAATCATCCATCTGGTTTTGGAGATAAAAGGAAGTCAGATGTCCAGCACATCAAAGGAAGGAACCGTTTCTTACAGATGAGCTTTCTTAGGGCACCTTTCATGTCCTTGTTCCTTAGGCTATAGATGAAGGGGTTCATCATGGGTGTCACCACAGTGAATAGCACGGCACCAATCTTATCTCCATCTTCTGGGTGAGTGGATGAGGGGAAGAAGTAAACCCCTATAATGGTCCCGTAAAAGAGTAATACAACTGTCAAGTGAGAGCCGCAGGTGGAGAAGACTTTCCACTTTCCCTCCGTGGATGAGATTCTTAGGACAGCCCTGACAATGCAGATGTAGGAGAAGAGGATGAGGGCAAAGGGGACAGTGACAACTGATGCGCCCACGATAAACATTACAAGTTCATTGATCGTTGTGTCTGAGCAGGACAGTTTGAGCAGAGGAGCCAAGTCACAGAAGAAGTGTGGGAGAGTGTTGCTGTCACAGAAGAgcaaagggaggagcagaagggtgTGTGTTAGGGCAACAGTGTTACTCAGGGCCCATGGAATAACCGTGAGCAAAATGCAGAGCCTGGGTTGCATGATGGTCACATAGTTGAGAGGGTGGCAGATAGCCACAAAACGGTCATAGGCCATGACTCCCAATAGGAAATTGTCAATAACAACGAAGACGATAGAAAAGTACATCTGTGTGATGCAGCTCTCATAGGAGATGGATTGAGTCTTGCTCTGAATATTCATCAGCATCTTGGGGACTGAGGTGGATATGGAGGAAATATCAGCAAAGGACAGATTGGCAAGGAAGAGATACATGGGGGTGTGAAGGTAAGAATCCAAGCTGATGGCCAGGATGATGAGCCCATTCCCAACCACAGTGACCAGGTACATACTCAGGAAAAACATAAAGAGGAGCTTCTGCTGCTCAGCCTGGTTGGAGAGTCCCAGAAGGAGGAACCCAGAGATGGTGGTCTGATTTCCTTGATGCATATCTCTGCTGATCTGGAGAAAGGAACACAAGGTCTTCACGCCTTCAAAGAAAAGCCAGTGCAGTACCATTTGGCTAGAGCCATTGCAAGAAGGTAGAGAAAAATTACTCAATATGTCAGCAGGGCAGAGACTCAGGAAACGCCCTaggagggaaagacagagacGCCATGATAGACACTTGTCAGTGAACATGTTTTAAACTTGGATATGACTCTGAAAGTGATGTTTATAGTTGGTTCCAAACATAATTAAATGCCTTAAACCGAAGACGACAAGCGAGGTGTACTCCATCTTCTAAAGATGCTAGATACCCCTGAAAGGAACTATTTAAAGTGAATAAAATGGCTCTACACCCTTTCCCAGTATTCACCTTCATTTTGAAATCTAAGAAGACAGAAATGGGCAGAGTCACTGAGTGAAGTGTTTGGGAAGGAGACATGAGCAGGAGTTAGGAGCACTTACTGAAATACACTGCCATGTGGGTGCTCCTGCCCACTCCTGTTAGGGGGAGGACACCAGAAGAGCTGCTCTTGGACAACGTGTATAGGAAGGGAAACCAGACTTTTGCTTCACTGGTGGCAAGATATTAGATGAATGGAGTAAGTTTAGGGGGCTTTTAAGAACTTAAAAGATTTGGGTTTGTGTCCCACTTTTAAAGGTGGTGGGGGCTCATTAGATTAGCCCcctgtggcaggggtgggggcaatTCTGTACCCTCATCATGACATGACATGGATGCTGTTAGGCTCAGGTGACCTTGTTGGGAttccaacaacagcaacaacaacaaaagtagcCTGTGGGGGTAGAGGAGGCTATAGCAGGGAGGGCATGCATGGCTTTCTCACAAAAAATGGATCATTAAAATATCAGGGAGAAAATTCATCGTCCTGGAGCAGTAGTCCCAGAAATGAGGCCTTTGAAGAACCCCAAATAGTTTTGTGACAGGCATGGCTGCCACACAGTACTCACCTTCTGCCAGGATTCTATGGCACTAGACTTGAAGACTTTGTCTCTGTACCGATTCCCATTCTTCCTTCCCACTGCACATCCCCAGGCCACCTAAGCTCAGAGCGGAGGGCAGTTGCTTTGAAGCATGTgatatttaagttttaaattgGACCAAGTTTTTGAATACCTGGAAGTGAGTCTTCCATACCGAagtagaagttatttttaaaactaaaagtgACCAGGAAGCTAGAGTGACCTCCCAAGGGTAGCCCAGAGTCAGGGAAGGAAGACTGGGccaagtctgcttttccctgtgGCTGACTGGAAAAAACAGTGGCCTGAGAGCCGAGGT
The genomic region above belongs to Neovison vison isolate M4711 chromosome 7, ASM_NN_V1, whole genome shotgun sequence and contains:
- the LOC122913670 gene encoding olfactory receptor 1S1-like, translating into MHQGNQTTISGFLLLGLSNQAEQQKLLFMFFLSMYLVTVVGNGLIILAISLDSYLHTPMYLFLANLSFADISSISTSVPKMLMNIQSKTQSISYESCITQMYFSIVFVVIDNFLLGVMAYDRFVAICHPLNYVTIMQPRLCILLTVIPWALSNTVALTHTLLLLPLLFCDSNTLPHFFCDLAPLLKLSCSDTTINELVMFIVGASVVTVPFALILFSYICIVRAVLRISSTEGKWKVFSTCGSHLTVVLLFYGTIIGVYFFPSSTHPEDGDKIGAVLFTVVTPMMNPFIYSLRNKDMKGALRKLICKKRFLPLMCWTSDFLLSPKPDG